From Amycolatopsis sp. YIM 10, the proteins below share one genomic window:
- the sigE gene encoding RNA polymerase sigma factor SigE — translation MEVPSPTMQKSTQVEPVAVDEAAWTPPSWDEVVREHADRVYRLAYRLTGNTHDAEDLTQETFIRVFRSLANYKPGTFEGWLHRITTNLFLDMARRRSRVRMEGLPEDTDRIVGDDPSPEQVYSDTHLDPDLQAALDELPPEFRAAVVLCDVEGLSYEEIGATLGVKLGTVRSRIHRGRQALRASLERARAMKREAIPVPSPVGAPA, via the coding sequence ATGGAGGTGCCTTCCCCCACGATGCAGAAGAGCACGCAGGTCGAGCCGGTGGCTGTCGACGAAGCCGCCTGGACGCCGCCGTCCTGGGACGAGGTCGTGCGCGAGCACGCCGACCGGGTCTACCGCCTGGCCTACCGCCTCACCGGTAACACCCACGACGCGGAGGACCTCACCCAGGAGACCTTCATCCGGGTGTTCCGCTCGCTCGCCAACTACAAGCCCGGCACCTTCGAGGGCTGGCTGCACCGCATCACCACGAACCTCTTCCTCGACATGGCCCGCCGCCGCTCCCGCGTGCGCATGGAGGGCCTGCCCGAGGACACCGACCGCATCGTGGGCGACGACCCGAGCCCCGAGCAGGTCTACTCGGACACCCATCTCGACCCCGACCTGCAGGCCGCGCTGGACGAACTCCCGCCGGAGTTCCGTGCCGCGGTCGTGCTGTGCGACGTCGAGGGCCTGTCTTACGAGGAGATCGGCGCGACGCTCGGGGTCAAGCTCGGCACCGTGCGCAGCCGGATCCACCGCGGCCGCCAGGCCCTGCGTGCCTCGCTGGAGCGCGCGCGGGCGATGAAGCGCGAGGCCATCCCGGTGCCGTCCCCCGTGGGGGCGCCGGCATGA
- a CDS encoding DUF3117 domain-containing protein, which yields MAAMKPRTGDGPLEVTKEGRGLVMRVPVEGGGRLVVELSAEEAKDLGAALQEATG from the coding sequence ATGGCGGCCATGAAGCCCCGGACCGGAGATGGTCCCCTCGAAGTGACTAAGGAGGGGCGGGGCCTCGTGATGCGCGTACCGGTCGAGGGCGGTGGGCGTCTCGTCGTCGAGCTCTCGGCCGAGGAAGCGAAGGATCTCGGGGCCGCGCTCCAGGAAGCCACCGGCTGA
- a CDS encoding Mrp/NBP35 family ATP-binding protein, translating into MTSTGQLPTTDDVREALKTVYDPEIKKPITELGMVKDVAVGEDGVVVVAIYLTVAGCPLKDTITKDTTAAVEKLDGVRSVRVELDVMSDEQRTELRKSLRGDAKEPVIPFAQPGSLTRVYCVASGKGGVGKSSVTVNLAVAMAKRGLSVGVVDADIYGHSVPRMLGAGEKPTKVDTMIMPPQAHGVKVISIGMFTPGNTPVVWRGPMLHRALQQFLADVFWGDLDVLLLDLPPGTGDIAISVAQLIPNAEILVVTTPQQAAAEVAERAGAIALQTRQRVAGVIENMSWLETPDGSRMEIFGSGGGQSVADSLSKSVGSTVPLLGQVPLDPRLREQGDAGTPIVLAEPDAPAAKVLAAAAEKLSVRARGLAGMMLNVTPAGR; encoded by the coding sequence GTGACCAGCACTGGACAGCTCCCGACCACCGACGACGTCCGCGAGGCGCTGAAGACCGTCTACGACCCGGAGATCAAAAAACCGATCACCGAACTCGGCATGGTCAAGGACGTCGCGGTCGGCGAGGACGGCGTGGTGGTCGTCGCGATCTACCTGACCGTGGCCGGCTGCCCGCTCAAGGACACCATCACCAAGGACACCACCGCCGCGGTGGAGAAGCTCGACGGCGTGCGGAGCGTGCGCGTCGAGCTGGACGTGATGAGCGACGAGCAGCGCACCGAACTGCGCAAGTCGCTGCGCGGGGACGCCAAGGAACCGGTGATCCCGTTCGCCCAGCCGGGCTCGCTGACCAGGGTGTACTGCGTCGCGTCCGGCAAGGGCGGGGTCGGCAAGTCGAGCGTGACGGTGAACCTCGCGGTGGCGATGGCCAAGCGCGGGCTCTCGGTCGGCGTGGTCGACGCGGACATCTACGGCCACTCGGTGCCGCGCATGCTGGGCGCCGGGGAGAAGCCGACCAAGGTCGACACGATGATCATGCCGCCGCAGGCACACGGGGTGAAGGTCATCTCGATCGGCATGTTCACGCCGGGCAACACGCCGGTGGTGTGGCGCGGGCCGATGCTGCACCGCGCGCTCCAGCAGTTCCTGGCCGACGTGTTCTGGGGTGACCTGGACGTGCTGCTGCTGGACCTGCCGCCGGGCACCGGCGACATCGCGATCTCGGTGGCGCAGCTGATCCCGAACGCGGAGATCCTGGTGGTCACCACCCCGCAGCAGGCGGCGGCCGAGGTGGCCGAGCGCGCCGGGGCGATCGCGCTGCAGACGCGGCAGCGGGTGGCCGGTGTCATCGAGAACATGTCGTGGCTGGAGACGCCGGACGGGTCGCGCATGGAGATCTTCGGCTCCGGCGGCGGTCAGTCGGTGGCCGACTCGCTCTCGAAGTCGGTGGGCTCGACGGTGCCGCTGCTCGGCCAGGTGCCGCTGGACCCGCGCCTGCGCGAGCAGGGTGACGCCGGTACGCCGATCGTGCTGGCGGAGCCGGACGCACCGGCCGCGAAGGTGCTGGCCGCGGCGGCGGAAAAGCTGTCGGTCCGGGCGCGTGGCCTGGCCGGCATGATGCTGAACGTCACCCCGGCAGGACGCTGA
- the tatB gene encoding Sec-independent protein translocase protein TatB — translation MFESVGWGEILVLIVAGLFILGPERLPDAAAWVGKSMRKVRDFASGARQQLKDEMGPEFEEYRKPLEDLRQLRNFDPKRAVTQHLFDGDADPLGLNNINGNGGSVEAAKPNGHPAATSPAAEPLKPGEKPPVDPDAT, via the coding sequence GTGTTCGAGAGCGTTGGCTGGGGCGAAATCCTCGTCCTCATCGTGGCCGGGCTGTTCATTCTGGGCCCGGAGCGGCTGCCGGATGCGGCGGCCTGGGTCGGCAAGAGCATGCGCAAGGTGCGTGACTTCGCCAGTGGCGCGCGCCAGCAGCTCAAGGACGAGATGGGCCCCGAGTTCGAGGAGTACCGCAAGCCGCTGGAGGACCTGCGGCAACTGCGGAACTTCGACCCGAAGCGCGCGGTCACGCAGCACCTGTTCGACGGTGACGCGGACCCGCTGGGCCTGAACAACATCAACGGCAACGGCGGGAGCGTCGAAGCCGCCAAGCCGAACGGCCACCCGGCGGCCACTTCCCCCGCCGCCGAACCGCTGAAGCCGGGCGAAAAGCCCCCGGTCGACCCGGACGCCACCTGA
- a CDS encoding O-methyltransferase, which produces MHSDTHLDDLGVFVEGYLPDDEVLVASRARSAELGCAPVGAACGATLSFLAATLQARAVVEVGTGVGVSGLYLLRGMAEDGVLTSIDIEPEFHRAARKTFLEAGLPPGRTRLIMGRALDVLPRLTAGGYDLVFVDAARAEYPNYFDHGVQLLRPGGVIAFHNLLSGVRNGRDPETLAMRDVARAVRDNERLIPAVLPVGGGLLVASML; this is translated from the coding sequence GTGCACTCCGACACACACCTGGACGACCTGGGCGTCTTCGTCGAGGGCTATCTGCCCGACGACGAGGTCCTGGTCGCGTCGCGCGCCAGGTCGGCCGAGCTGGGGTGCGCCCCGGTCGGTGCGGCCTGCGGGGCCACGTTGAGCTTTCTCGCCGCGACGCTCCAGGCCAGGGCGGTGGTGGAGGTGGGGACCGGGGTCGGGGTCAGCGGGCTCTACCTGCTGCGCGGCATGGCCGAGGACGGGGTGCTCACCTCGATCGACATCGAACCGGAGTTCCACCGCGCGGCCCGCAAGACGTTTCTCGAGGCCGGGCTGCCGCCGGGGCGCACCCGGTTGATCATGGGCCGGGCGCTGGACGTGCTCCCGAGGCTCACCGCGGGCGGCTACGACCTGGTCTTCGTCGACGCCGCGCGGGCGGAGTACCCGAACTACTTCGACCACGGCGTGCAGCTGCTCCGCCCCGGCGGGGTGATCGCCTTCCACAACCTGCTGTCCGGCGTCCGGAACGGCCGGGACCCGGAAACCCTGGCCATGCGAGACGTGGCCCGAGCGGTGCGGGACAACGAGCGCCTGATCCCCGCGGTCCTCCCGGTGGGCGGCGGGTTGCTGGTCGCTTCAATGCTGTGA
- a CDS encoding MFS transporter — protein MTVAVAAAGISSFALLYAPQPVLPQLAERFHLDPGGASLAVSVATGALAISVLPIATLSEVIGRRRVILASVISSVLLGLALPFAPDFASLLVLRALQGIAIAGFAGVAAAYLAERLGKAGVAAAVGAMIAGNTVGGMLGRLSSGFAADWLGWPGALGLTAGLALVCALLTIFTLPKSEARRGEFKPLSGFRAALSSRVLLAQYAVALLAMGSFVALYNAAGFRLTGEPLDLSPAIASLVFLAYAMGTFTSGYAGRLVARFGRLRTLSGALVITALGATLTIVDSLICVAAGFVVLTGGFFAAHAVANGWAAAEAPPGARGQAGGLYTLAYYLGSSIGGTVGATVYGHAGWPWLIALAAGWLLLALLISVLAARSRP, from the coding sequence GTGACGGTGGCCGTCGCGGCGGCGGGCATCTCCTCGTTCGCGCTGCTCTACGCGCCCCAGCCGGTGCTGCCGCAGCTGGCCGAGCGGTTCCACCTCGATCCCGGCGGTGCGTCGCTCGCGGTCAGCGTGGCGACCGGTGCGCTGGCGATCTCGGTGCTGCCCATCGCGACGCTGTCCGAGGTGATCGGCAGGCGCCGGGTGATCCTGGCTTCGGTGATCTCGTCGGTGCTGCTCGGCCTGGCACTGCCGTTCGCCCCGGACTTCGCCTCGTTGCTGGTGTTGCGCGCGCTGCAGGGGATCGCGATCGCGGGCTTCGCCGGGGTCGCCGCCGCCTATCTCGCCGAACGGCTCGGCAAGGCCGGGGTGGCCGCGGCGGTGGGCGCGATGATCGCCGGGAACACCGTCGGCGGCATGCTCGGGCGGCTGTCGAGCGGGTTCGCCGCCGACTGGCTCGGCTGGCCGGGCGCGCTCGGGCTGACCGCCGGATTGGCGCTGGTCTGCGCGCTGCTGACGATCTTCACGCTGCCGAAGTCGGAGGCGCGCCGCGGCGAGTTCAAGCCGCTCAGCGGGTTCCGCGCGGCGCTGTCGAGCCGGGTGTTGCTGGCGCAGTACGCGGTGGCGCTGCTCGCGATGGGCTCGTTCGTCGCGCTGTACAACGCGGCGGGGTTCCGGCTCACCGGCGAGCCGCTCGACCTGTCGCCCGCGATCGCGTCACTGGTGTTCCTCGCCTACGCGATGGGCACGTTCACCTCCGGCTACGCGGGACGGCTGGTCGCGCGGTTCGGCAGACTCCGCACGCTGTCCGGCGCGCTGGTGATCACCGCGCTGGGCGCGACGCTGACCATCGTCGACTCGCTGATCTGCGTCGCGGCCGGGTTCGTTGTGCTCACCGGTGGCTTCTTCGCCGCGCACGCGGTGGCCAACGGCTGGGCCGCGGCGGAGGCGCCGCCGGGTGCCCGCGGACAGGCGGGTGGGCTGTACACGCTGGCGTACTACCTGGGCAGCAGCATCGGCGGCACGGTCGGCGCCACCGTCTACGGACACGCGGGCTGGCCCTGGCTCATCGCCCTCGCGGCGGGTTGGCTGCTGCTGGCCCTGCTGATCTCGGTACTGGCAGCGCGCTCACGCCCCTGA
- a CDS encoding LysR family transcriptional regulator — MLNESTDQRFVQELAPDLALLAAVRVTGNITRAAELVGLPQPTASRRLAALGRRLGASLTAPDGRGIRLTRAGQLLADTAERALLLLESGVRLAREEVHPDRGHVVLGFLHLLGRSLVPSLLAGFRRAHPNVRFSLVQGSRQDVLDRLRTGELDLALVAPLPADPAYESVTLTHEELRLSVPTAHPLATRERVHAGELADEAFVTLEPGYGLRQITDELCAAAGFTPSIAFEGQESDTVRGLVAAGMGVALLPRFEPGPPAGVAEVPLEPPVTRTIGLVWSAGTDLTPAVRAFRAHVLDHV, encoded by the coding sequence GTGCTGAATGAATCCACCGACCAGCGCTTTGTCCAGGAGCTGGCTCCCGATCTGGCCCTGCTCGCGGCGGTCCGGGTGACCGGCAACATCACCCGGGCGGCGGAACTGGTCGGGCTGCCGCAGCCGACGGCCAGCCGCCGCCTCGCCGCGCTCGGCCGTCGCCTCGGTGCCTCGCTGACCGCACCCGACGGCCGGGGCATCCGGCTCACGCGGGCCGGCCAGCTGCTGGCCGACACCGCTGAGAGAGCGCTGCTCCTGTTGGAGAGCGGTGTTCGCTTGGCGCGCGAAGAGGTTCACCCGGACCGCGGGCACGTGGTGCTCGGCTTCCTGCACCTGCTCGGCCGTTCGCTGGTTCCGTCGCTGCTGGCCGGCTTCCGGCGCGCTCACCCGAACGTGCGGTTCAGCCTCGTGCAGGGGTCACGCCAGGACGTGCTCGACCGCCTCCGCACCGGCGAGCTGGACCTCGCGCTGGTCGCCCCGCTCCCCGCTGACCCGGCGTACGAATCGGTCACGCTCACCCACGAGGAACTCCGGCTGAGCGTGCCCACCGCGCATCCACTCGCCACCCGCGAGCGCGTCCACGCCGGCGAACTGGCCGACGAGGCATTCGTCACCCTCGAACCGGGCTACGGCCTCCGCCAGATCACCGACGAACTGTGCGCCGCCGCCGGATTCACCCCATCGATTGCCTTCGAAGGTCAGGAATCGGACACCGTGCGCGGCCTGGTCGCCGCCGGGATGGGCGTGGCGCTGCTCCCCCGGTTCGAGCCGGGACCACCGGCGGGCGTCGCCGAGGTCCCGCTCGAACCACCGGTCACCCGGACGATCGGGCTGGTCTGGTCGGCCGGGACCGACCTCACCCCCGCCGTGCGCGCCTTCCGCGCGCACGTGCTGGATCACGTGTAG
- a CDS encoding anti-sigma factor produces MTEARGWGLPESHLLPDAVVAFVDGELSLGARDRASSHIARCPSCAGEVAAQRQARAEVKRADAPAMSAGFLASLRDIPQHTELSTTPDNLAITEDGQLVAIQRPDRVAGLRDGAAPLGSSAPLGNSRNVLGGGRFGMSGRRAAQGAGVVVSGLVLSALALVVTDGGDVADPQQNPLSGVMPAQFGANPAPVPSFAPPTSSSASTTPSAPAAGR; encoded by the coding sequence ATGACCGAAGCGCGCGGTTGGGGACTGCCCGAGTCGCATCTGCTGCCCGACGCGGTGGTCGCGTTCGTCGACGGTGAGCTCTCCCTCGGCGCGCGGGACCGCGCGTCGAGCCACATCGCCCGCTGCCCTTCGTGCGCGGGTGAAGTGGCCGCGCAGCGCCAGGCCCGCGCGGAGGTCAAGCGCGCGGACGCTCCCGCCATGTCGGCGGGCTTCCTGGCCAGCCTCCGTGACATTCCCCAGCACACCGAGCTGAGCACCACACCGGACAACCTGGCGATCACCGAGGACGGCCAGCTGGTGGCCATCCAGCGCCCCGATCGAGTGGCCGGACTGCGGGACGGCGCCGCGCCACTCGGTTCGTCCGCACCGCTCGGCAACTCGCGCAACGTGCTCGGCGGCGGTCGTTTCGGCATGTCCGGACGCCGTGCCGCGCAGGGCGCCGGTGTTGTCGTGTCCGGGCTCGTGCTCAGCGCGCTCGCACTGGTGGTCACCGACGGCGGTGACGTCGCCGACCCGCAGCAGAACCCGCTGTCCGGCGTGATGCCCGCCCAGTTCGGCGCGAATCCGGCGCCAGTGCCCAGCTTCGCGCCACCCACCTCGTCTTCGGCGAGCACCACGCCCAGCGCGCCCGCCGCCGGGCGCTGA
- a CDS encoding M17 family metallopeptidase: MARVPLPSVPGRLLEVEVLDESRRGALEAVLVPQPDGDTELEPIAGVRPSAKAGEVKLVPGDSKVRWLVGVGKGEAEHYRTAGAALARAVDAYFEHDPVKSVQVALDEDATTETAYELAMGAMLGGYRYKVTGEEPKPRLKTLRLVPRFERAVPAFAEAVGRARELAAAAALARDLANTPSNVKDPAWLAGTTERLTTGLANLTATIRDERWLAEQGFGGVLAVGGGSASPPRLIELDYKPRGAVRHLLYVGKGITFDTGGLSIKPADGMHLMRTDMAGGGAVIAAVRAIAALGLKVRVTALVPAAENHVSGSSYRPGDIVRHYGGKTTEVGNTDAEGRMVLADALAYGIKRFKPDAVVDVATLTGAMKVALGLRTGGLFASDDDLAARITAAGEAAGEAWWRMPLLEAHADAVKGELGDVKQMPVGPGGITAALFLREFTGGAPWAHLDIAGPARADRTYADVVPGGTGFAARTLVELAAAYT, translated from the coding sequence ATGGCGCGCGTTCCGTTACCGTCCGTACCCGGTCGGCTGCTCGAAGTCGAGGTGCTGGACGAGTCCCGTCGCGGCGCGCTGGAGGCGGTACTCGTGCCGCAGCCGGACGGCGACACCGAGCTGGAGCCGATCGCCGGGGTCCGGCCGTCGGCCAAGGCCGGCGAGGTCAAGCTGGTGCCCGGCGACTCGAAGGTGCGCTGGCTGGTCGGCGTCGGCAAGGGCGAGGCGGAGCACTACCGCACCGCCGGTGCCGCGCTGGCCAGGGCCGTCGACGCCTACTTCGAGCACGATCCGGTGAAGTCGGTGCAGGTCGCGCTGGACGAGGACGCCACCACCGAGACCGCGTACGAGCTGGCGATGGGCGCGATGCTCGGCGGCTACCGGTACAAGGTCACCGGTGAGGAGCCGAAGCCCCGGCTCAAGACGCTGCGCCTCGTCCCGCGGTTCGAGCGCGCCGTGCCCGCGTTCGCCGAAGCGGTCGGCCGCGCGCGCGAACTCGCCGCGGCCGCGGCACTCGCGCGGGACCTGGCGAACACCCCGTCCAACGTGAAGGACCCGGCGTGGCTGGCCGGCACCACCGAGCGGCTGACCACCGGCCTGGCCAACCTGACCGCCACCATTCGCGACGAGCGGTGGCTGGCCGAGCAGGGCTTCGGCGGAGTGCTCGCGGTCGGCGGCGGCTCGGCGAGCCCGCCGCGGCTGATCGAACTGGACTACAAGCCGCGCGGCGCGGTCCGGCACCTGCTCTACGTCGGCAAGGGCATCACCTTCGACACCGGCGGCCTGTCCATCAAGCCGGCCGACGGCATGCACCTGATGCGCACCGACATGGCCGGTGGCGGTGCGGTGATCGCCGCGGTGCGCGCCATCGCCGCGCTCGGGCTCAAGGTGCGGGTGACCGCGCTGGTCCCGGCGGCGGAGAACCACGTGTCCGGCTCGTCCTACCGCCCCGGCGACATCGTGCGGCACTACGGCGGCAAGACCACCGAGGTCGGCAACACCGACGCCGAGGGCCGCATGGTCCTCGCCGACGCGCTCGCCTACGGCATCAAGCGGTTCAAGCCGGACGCGGTGGTCGACGTGGCCACGCTGACCGGCGCCATGAAGGTCGCGCTCGGCCTGCGCACCGGCGGCCTGTTCGCCAGCGACGACGACCTCGCCGCGCGGATCACCGCCGCCGGTGAAGCGGCGGGCGAGGCCTGGTGGCGGATGCCGCTGCTGGAGGCGCACGCGGACGCGGTCAAGGGCGAACTCGGCGACGTCAAGCAGATGCCGGTCGGGCCAGGCGGCATCACCGCGGCGTTGTTCCTGCGCGAGTTCACCGGCGGCGCGCCGTGGGCGCACCTCGACATCGCGGGCCCGGCCAGGGCCGACCGGACCTACGCCGACGTGGTGCCCGGCGGCACCGGCTTCGCCGCCCGCACGCTCGTCGAACTGGCTGCCGCCTACACGTGA
- a CDS encoding S1C family serine protease, whose product MSQQPNPQQDPSGAPRREDRLAPRPLDRPPVDPAQASVFGRPRGVDGAFDRLYAPDARGNGKAQQVTLAPPPPESLAEAFRRPPDAAGVVLQRPADDQGAGSQTETEAPLWSKPADPWRDPNAGALLGGPAVATEEEAKEDPEERPRGAMLSLPEVLFGRRVKPTALALLGVIALLIGAVGGLAGWWLSDRGDALTGELNIAEAEAGKERPPGSVAEVAQRVAPAVVSLEIRIGEGGGSGSGVVIDPQGYILTNDHVVSMAVKDQSARITAVFINGARAEAKVVGTDPKTDLAVVKVSVPDPVVVQVGKSADLAVGDSVLAVGSPLGLENTVTSGIVSALNRPIGMPGENGGPPSNYGAIQTDAPINPGNSGGALVDSTGALVGINTSILGGGEGQGGNIGIGFAIPIDQAIKISRSLIEQGSVKHADLGLNAASVAANTSEGAQVQNVAPGGPAAAAGIAEGDVITKVGDRIVRTATELTVVVREHNIGDVVPVQLSRQGRQLVVDVTLGSD is encoded by the coding sequence ATGAGCCAGCAGCCCAACCCGCAGCAGGACCCGTCCGGCGCGCCGCGGCGCGAGGACAGGCTCGCCCCACGGCCCCTGGACCGCCCGCCGGTGGATCCGGCGCAGGCATCGGTCTTCGGCCGCCCGCGTGGCGTCGACGGCGCCTTCGACCGGCTCTACGCCCCGGACGCGCGCGGCAACGGCAAGGCACAGCAGGTGACGCTCGCGCCGCCGCCCCCCGAATCACTGGCCGAGGCCTTCCGCCGCCCGCCGGACGCCGCCGGGGTGGTGCTCCAGCGCCCGGCCGACGACCAGGGCGCCGGTTCGCAAACCGAGACCGAGGCACCGCTGTGGTCCAAGCCCGCCGACCCGTGGCGTGACCCGAACGCCGGTGCGCTGCTCGGCGGCCCGGCCGTGGCGACCGAGGAAGAAGCCAAGGAAGACCCGGAGGAGCGCCCGCGTGGCGCGATGCTCAGCCTGCCCGAGGTGCTGTTCGGCCGACGCGTGAAGCCCACCGCGCTGGCCCTGCTCGGCGTGATCGCGCTGCTGATCGGCGCGGTCGGCGGACTGGCTGGCTGGTGGCTGTCCGATCGCGGAGACGCGCTGACCGGTGAGCTGAACATCGCCGAGGCCGAGGCGGGCAAGGAGCGCCCGCCGGGTTCGGTGGCCGAGGTCGCGCAGCGGGTGGCGCCCGCGGTGGTCTCGCTGGAGATCCGGATCGGCGAGGGCGGCGGCAGCGGCTCCGGCGTGGTGATCGATCCGCAGGGTTACATCCTCACCAACGACCACGTGGTCTCGATGGCGGTCAAGGACCAGTCCGCCAGGATCACCGCGGTGTTCATCAACGGCGCGCGGGCCGAGGCCAAGGTGGTCGGCACCGATCCGAAGACCGATCTCGCGGTGGTCAAGGTGAGCGTGCCGGACCCGGTGGTGGTGCAGGTCGGCAAGTCCGCCGATCTCGCCGTCGGCGACTCGGTGCTGGCCGTCGGCTCGCCGCTGGGCCTGGAGAACACGGTGACCAGCGGCATCGTCAGCGCGCTGAACCGGCCGATCGGCATGCCGGGCGAGAACGGCGGCCCGCCGTCGAACTACGGCGCGATCCAGACCGACGCCCCGATCAACCCGGGCAACTCCGGTGGCGCGCTGGTGGACTCGACCGGTGCGCTGGTCGGCATCAACACCTCGATCCTCGGTGGTGGTGAGGGCCAGGGCGGCAACATCGGCATCGGCTTCGCCATCCCGATCGACCAGGCGATCAAGATCAGCCGGTCGCTGATCGAGCAGGGCTCGGTCAAGCACGCCGATCTCGGGCTGAACGCGGCCTCGGTGGCGGCGAACACCTCCGAGGGCGCGCAGGTGCAGAACGTGGCGCCGGGTGGCCCCGCCGCCGCGGCCGGGATCGCCGAGGGCGACGTGATCACCAAGGTCGGTGACCGGATCGTGCGGACCGCGACCGAGCTGACCGTGGTGGTGCGCGAGCACAACATCGGCGACGTGGTGCCGGTGCAGTTGTCGCGGCAGGGCAGGCAGCTGGTGGTCGACGTCACGCTGGGCTCGGACTGA